GGTTTGTCCATTCGTGGGCGATTAATCCGCGTTTTTCTGCCAGTAGGGATGGATAGCTACAGTCACAGGCATTTAACCCTTCCACGATATCTTCATCCCAGCACCCCGCACAGGTGGGAATATCTAAAGCACGGATTTGGGCAACTACAGCGTTAGGATGGGGTCCATATCCTACCAAATCACCCAGACAATAGATTTTTTCGGCTTGTTGCTTGTCAATATCCTGGAGTACTGCTTCTAAGGCTTGATAGTTGCCATGGATACATGACATCACTGCAATTTTCATGAGATTGCCTCCTCTGCCAAAATTTGCTTGACTTGTTGCTGGTACTGTAAAATGGCGTTGTCTGCCAGACAGCAATCCCCTAGGGTTTGTCGCATTACTACTTGGTCAAGGTTGCTTCCTAATACCTCAATCCCACTAAATAGCTGGGGTCTGCCTTCTAGATGGCGGGGAAAATCTAACTCGAAAAAGTCCGTAGAGGGCACACCTTGCACAAAGTCTGCATAGAGCGATCGCCCATCAGCAACTGTAAAAACTCCCTTGGCACGGGTAACTTCACCATAGGCTCCCTGTGTCAATTCATACCAGAATTCCTGCAAGCTGTCTTCGTCAATTACTTGCCCGGTGGTAGGCGATCGCCACAATTGATTTTGAGAATCAGTTGTCTGTACTGCGGCACCAGGAATAATTTCCTTTGCCCAAGGGTGAAATTCTGAATCTTTCCAGGAGGGAGGTAAGACGGCGACCCTATGGTACGGTAAGCTATCTAAAAGACTGGCGATCGCGCCCAATTCCAAATAGGCAGCTATCTCAATAAACACCCTATCCGCTTTTATCAAGTGACTAATAAATTCAATTTCCTGCCCATCGCTAAATATCTTTAAATTCGTAAATTCGCTTTGCAAATGGGTTTGGTCAATGGGAACATTACCAGTACCAGGAGCGAAATAGAGGATATTGTTTTCACTGGGATCGGCAATTAATATCTGTCGGTGTATCCAGGTGGTTTTACCCGCACCCGCACAGCCAGCAACAACTGTAATCTTTGGCAAACTCATACTATAATGATAATCATTATTCTGGAAAATAATTCCAAAGGATTAAGCATACCATAGGTTGTCACCCAAATATCTAACTATCTCGAATCGAACCCGCGATCGCCAAATGTTCTGCTTCCCGTTGCATCAAAGATATGTGTGCAGAAGTCCAAGGATAAGGTGCTTGACAGTGATGGGCAATTAGTAACCCCCACAAACCCTTAGACGTGAGAATTGGAACAGCGAGGTTTGCACGGACTTGTAACTGACGCAGAAAATTCTGGTGGCATTCTTGAATTGGTTCTAATTCAATATCCGGAATTGCCCTTACCCTACCCGCTAAGTACAATGCGGCATATTCATCATTAAAACACTCAGCCGGACCAATGGAACCCAAAATCGATAGTTCCGGAGTACTCAAAGCTTCAAAAGTGACTTGCCCGTGCCATCTTTGATAAAAATAATATAAAATCACACGGTCAACCTGGAGAGATTCACGCAACTGATTAGTAGTTTGTCTAATCAGTGTATCGCGCTCCATGGTTTTAGTGAGTCTTTTCAGGATGGTTTGTAAGCCGATGTCGGGATATTCTGTCAATTTGTAATTAGATGAAGATTGAGAGTTACTTTCCACAGTGTTGATGGCATACAGGTTGAAGATTTTCACTTTTTCCCATGGTATACCATCAAAGATTGAGAGTATTTACATCCGATAAGTGACGTTTTTGCAGGAAAAATCTTTTGTATCCTGGAGGATAGTCCTCTAACACTCCAAATATTTCATATCCCAGGTTTTCATAAAAACTTAAGGCTTGAAAGCTAAAAGTATCTACCCATACATGATAGCAACCTCGCTGTTTCGCTGACTCTTCTATCTTTTTGATTAACTGCGTTCCGTATCCAGATCCCCGTAATCTTTCTTTCACCCACAAATGGGAAATAAATAACCATTGCCAGTGGATAATTCCCACGACACCACCAACAATTTCTCCCTGCTCGTCTCGAAGAAAAGCTGCCAGGTAATCTAACACATCTTTGTTAACAAAAGTTTCGTTGTATTGACAGACCTGCCGAATAATGGCATCAATATCAGATTTTGCGGGGTTTTCTTCTAGATGGATAGATATAGACATGGCAGATTCCCTTTAATTCTCATAATTCGGGTCATGAGTACCCAGCAGCTTATCCCAGAAAGTGAAATACAAGCCGTAATGCACCTGATAGTTGCGATGGTGTATGGAATGGTGGGTGGAACCAATCAACCATCTGCCTAACCAATGACTTGTACAGGATGGGGAAAATATTTCAAATCCTAGATGGTTTAATACAGCCCAAACAGTCATTGTCAATAGTACAGCAACTAGAGTCATGATATGCAGAGGGATAATAAAGACTATTCCCATAAAGAAAACTGCGTGTACGATCGCCTCTGGTAAATCAAAGGCAAAGGAACTCCAGGGTGTAGGTTCTCCGGAACGGTGATGTCCAGAATGCATCCATTTAAAGAGATTCGGGTGATGAAATATGCGGTGAATAAAGTAAAAATAGCTATCCTGAAGTATCAGTATGACCACAAAGCTGCCTAGCATATACCACAGCCCATACTCACCAAGGTCAGAATACAGTAGAGTCACTCCCAAATCATACTCTGACATGATGAAGGCAGCACCAAGGGCAAAAATGATAGTTGAGAATAGGGATAATTGAATATCTCGAAGTATCGAGGAATTTAAGGGGGGAGAACGACGCAAACTTTGTTTGTCAAGGGACTTTCCTAATAGGGAATAGAAGAGTAAATATGCTCCTCCAGCCATGAAAAAATATCGGGCAAGAATCGCCACGAAGAAAACCAGAAAATAGAACCAAAATAGGTGAGAGTTCAATGCAACATTTCCTGATTCCAAAGGTATTGAGATGATTTTCAGAATAAAAATTACCGTTATTATGACATCCAGAGGAAGAACCGTTGTTTACCCTGGGATTTAGCTAGATGATTTGGAGAAATTAACTAAGAGTTAATCAATACTGGTTTGCTTTCAGTGAGCAAAGGGACTTGTAGTGGGTCATAGCCTAGTTGTTGAGTAATGCGTTCTCTGGCTAAAATACGATATTGCCAAAAATGCTCTCCAGCAGCACATAGACCTAAATACATATTAAGTACCTGGGGTTTTTGCCAGAAGATAGTCCATAGTTGTTGCCAAAATTGACCACGAATATCTGCTCTGCGTATACCCTGATGCCAAATTAGCTGCATCACAAGTCGAAATCCCTTTCCGGGGGAAAATTGCATGGTTTGGTGACGATGGGATGGGGATGTGATGTTTAGACATTGCTGAAAACATCTTCTGAGATAGTTCTGGGGTTCATATAAAGTCCAAAATCCTGCTGTGTACTCCTTCGCAATCTCCGCGATCGCGCGAGTGGGGATAAAATTCATCAAGGAATTTTGGTCTCCAAGTTCAGTTACACCCACACCTGAGACTAAACGCTCCTCTGCTTGTAGACGTTGCCATAAAGCAGTATTCGGCAAAGCTTGGAGAATACCTAGCATGGGTTGAGGAATACTCGTTTGTTCTACAAAGGCTTGAATCCGTTCACCCGCACCTGGGCGTTCACCATCAAAACCAAGAATAAAGCCCGCATAAATTAGCATACCAGCCTGGTTGATTTTGCGACAGGCTTCCACGAGGGGGTGACGGGTATTTTGGAGTTTTTGTGTGACTTGCAGACTGTCTTGATCAGGGGTTTCAATACCCAGGAAGACTGCATAGAAACCTGCTGCATTCATCATCTGCAATAGTTCATCATCTTCTGCCAAATTCACCGAAGCTTCAGTGATAAAGGTAAAAGGGTAATTATGTTGCTGTACCCAAGGAATTAATTCTCTGAGAAAGCGTTTGACATTGCGCTGATTGCCAATGAAGTTGTCATCAACGATAAATAGCGATCCCCGCCAACCTAAATCATAGAGAGCTTGTAATTCTGCGATCGCCTGCTGGGGTTCTTTAGTACGTGGTTTGCGACCATAGAGGGAGATAATGTCACAAAATTCACAATTAAAGGGACAGCCACGGGAAAACTGCATTGCCATCATCAAGTAGGCATTTCGTTGCAACAAATCAAAACGTGGCATCGGACTTTGACTAACATCTGGTTTTTCTGAGGAGCGAAAAATGCCTTGGGTTTTTCCTTGGCGAAGTGCTTCTAAAAACAGGGGGACGGTTAACTCTCCTTCATCTAAAATCAAATAATCGGCTCCGGAATCCAGGGAATCTTGGGGAACAGAGGTGGGGTAGGGACCACCCACAGCGACTTTTTTGCCTAAATGTACCGCTTTTTGAATCAAGGCATGGAAATCTGGTTTCTGTACCAGCATTGCCGAAATAATCACTAAGTCACACCACTGCCAATCCTCGGCGGTTTCCGGTTCCACATTGCGATCGCGGAATCTTATCTGCCAATCCTCAGGCAGGAGGGCTGCAACGGTAATAATACCTAGGGGAGGTAAAACAGCTTTTAGTCCAGCAATTTCCATAAAGCGGTCATAGGACCAAAAGGACTGGGGAAATTTTGGGTAGAGCAATAATGCTTTCATGGTGCTTCCTTGATACAGCTTGAGGTGGACGGTGACAGACCAAACCCGCGCGGAATTACCCAGGAATGTATCCCTTAGCCTATCTCAGTCCGTAAAACTATATCTCAGCCTCCAGAATGATTTTCCTAGAAGCATTGATAACTCACGCATACGGACGCATACTCAATTCCTGGCAATTTTTTCCTGGAATTTTCGCCGGTTATTACGGAAAAATCCCTGGTTTCCAATTTTTCCTCTAACTCCCAGATTTCTCGGTAGGATGTATATCCCTCAGCCCTGAGGAAGAATAGAATAATAGGCGAACCTTGAAAACATCTTCATCTGCCAGAACCAGATTTTGGTAGTAAATATTGCAGAAGACATACGGTAAATATCTGTATGCAAACAAGGCTGATCGCATCTTAAAACACTTGTGATTTCTATGACTTCTCAGATTCGTTTTTTAATGTGTCCTCCCGATCACTACGACGTGGATTATGTGATTAATCCGTGGATGGAGGGCAATATCCATAAATCTTCCCGCGATCGCGCCGTGGAACAGTGGCAGGGCTTGTATCAAATTTTGAAGGAAAATGCCATCGTCGATTTAGTGACACCCGAAAAAGGTGTGCCAGATATGGTTTTCACGGCGAATGCTGGTTTAGTACTGGGAGAAAATGTAGTACTCAGTCGCTTTTTACACAAGGAGCGCCAAGGGGAAGAGCCATTTTTCAAACAGTGGTTTGCGGACAATGGTTTTCATGTTTACGAATTACCTAGGGATTTGCCCTTTGAGGGTGCAGGGGATGCACTCTTAGATCGGGAGGGGCGTTGGTTATGGGCAGGTTATGGCTTCCGTTCGGAGTTAGATTCCCACCCTTACCTAGCAAAATGGTTAGATATTGAAGTTTTGTCTCTACGCTTAATTGATGAGCGTTTCTACCATTTGGATACCTGTTTTTGTCCCTTGGCAAATGGGTACTTACTTTATTATCCGGCGGCTTTTGATTCTTATTCCAACCGTTTAATTGAAATGCGGGTTGCTCCAGAAAAACGCATTGCGATCGCGGAAGCAGACGCGGCAAATTTTGCTTGTAACGCGGTGAACGTGGAAAGCTTGGTGGTGATGAATAAAGCTTCTGAATCACTGAGAGGGAAGTTAACAGCAGCTGGTTTCCGGATTGCTGAAACCCCCTTAACGGAGTTCCTGAAAGCTGGAGGAGCGGCTAAATGCTTGACACTGCGGGTGACAGAACCTGTTCTAGAGGAGGTTCATGCCAATGTCTCCGTGGAAAGCCGAATTTTACGCTTGGAAGGACATTTATTAGACTCTGGTTTGATTAACCGCGCCCTAGATTTAATTGTAGATAGTGGCGGTAGCTTCCAGGTATTGAATTTTAATTTAGGGGAACAAAGACAAAGTACCTCTGCTGCGGAGGTAAAAGTCTCTGCACCTTCCCACGAAGTCATGGAAAGTATTATTTCCCACCTGATTGATTTAGGTGCGGTGGACTTACCCCAGGATGAGCGGGATGTGAAACTGGAACCCGTATTATTAGATGGAGTTGCCCCCGACGATTTCTATGTGACAACTATTTATCCCACCCAAATCAGAATTAATGGTGAGTGGGTGAAGGTGGATAATCAACGCATGGATGGAGCGATCGCCATCAGAGAAACCCCAGATGGTTTAGTAGCTAGGTGTAAAATTTTACGTGATTTAGAAGTTGGGGAGCAAGTGGTTGTGGATGTCCAAGGTATCCGCACCATTCGTAAGCCAGAATCACGGGAAAAGCGCAATACCGAAGAATTCAGCTTCATGTCGGCGGGGGTTTCTAGTGAGCGCCGCGTGGAACTAATTGTGGAGCAAGTCGCCTGGGAATTGCGGCAAATCCGGGATGCTGGTGGTAAGGTAGTTGTGACTGCTGGACCCGTAGTTATCCATACTGGGGGAGGAGAACATCTTTCCCAATTAATTCGCCAAGGATATGTACAAGCGCTTCTGGGTGGCAACGCGATCGCCGTCCATGATATCGAGCAATCGATGATGGGTACATCCCTAGGTGTGGATATGAAGCGGGGTGTATCTGTACGCGGAGGACACCGCCACCATTTGAAGGTAATTAATACTATCCGGCGTTACGGTAGCATTGCCAAAGCTGTGGAAGCAGGGATGATTAAGAGCGGTGTGATGTATGAATGTATCCGCAATCAAGTTCCCTTTGCCTTAGCAGGTTCGATTCGTGATGACGGTCCCCTACCAGATACGCAAATGGATTTAATTAAAGCACAAACCCAATACGCAGATTTACTCAGGGGAGCGGATATGATTCTCATGCTCTCTTCCATGTTGCATTCCATTGGTGTGGGTAATATGACACCATCGGGGGTAAAAATGGTCTGTGTGGATATTAACCCCGCAGTCGTGACGAAATTGAGCGATCGCGGTTCTGTGGAATCTCTAGGAGTTGTCACCGATGTCGGTTTGTTCCTTAGTCTGTTGATTCAACAGTTAGATAAGCTCACCAGTCCCTACACTGCACGTATGAATTAATACCAATTTGAAAAAACAATACGACACATAGACAAAACCCCTCCCCATAGACGCGGAGCGGCTTCTCGCAGAGTACCCTCCCCAAAATCGGGGAAGGTGCCCGATAGGGCGGGTGGGGTATCTTTCGTACACATTTTTTGAATCGGTATAATCATCTAGAGACGTTCCCATGGAGCGTCTCTCTCCCATCAAGAAAAAACATCTTCGTAAATATCTGCCATCGTCAGAGTTAAACCTATGGACTTGAATTCTAATTGCTGATTTTCTACTAAAATATCTTGCAACCAATTCCCTTCCCCATCCTGACGATAGACTTCCACTCTGACTTCATCTTGAGCAATTAATACATATTCCTGTAAACTTGCCAAACTTTGATAGTTAATCCGTTTTTCCCGTTTATCTGTAGTCTTGGTACTATCAGATAGAACTCCAATAATTAGCTGAGGACGGGTTTTGACATATCTGTCATTATCTTGGGGGTCACAGGTAACGATAATATCGGGATAGTAAAATATATCAGCTTTGGTTGTCTCCACTTTCACCTTCATATCGGAAACAAAAGCACGACAGGAAGTCCCACGCAAATGAGGACGGAACAAGGCAATCAAATTAGTGACTATCAGGTTATGTTCCTCACTAGCACCTGCCATGGCAAAAACTTGCCCACCCAAATACTTGTGACGTACTTCACTTTCTAGTTCTAATTGCAGGTATTCGTCAACAGTCAGGAAATTTAAAGGCGATCGCATGATTTTCCTCGCCAACAAAAATTTTCAATATCCGCAATATGGCATTACTATATATATTCTAAAAGACTGTCACTCACATCAACTTTATGGATAGACAACCGATACAGGTAATTGGAGGTGGACTCGCAGGCACAGAAGCAGCATGGCAAATTGCCCAAGCTGGAGTACCAGTGATTTTCCATGAAATGCGTCCCCAACGTTATAGCCCAGCCCACCATACGGAACATTTAGCAGAGTTAGTCTGTAGCAATTCCTTCGGGGCAATGGCGAGCGATCGCGCTGCGGGTTTATTACACGAAGAATTACGTCAACTCGGTTCTATTGTCATTGCCAAAGCTGATGAACATTCTGTCCCTGCTGGTGGCGCTCTGGCAGTCGATCGGGGGCAGTTCAGTCAAGATTTAACGGAAACTCTCTCCAGTCACCCCCTCATTGATTTTCGTCGAGAAGAAGTCCGCAAAATTCCAGAGGGGATTGTGGTTTTAGCTACTGGACCTCTAACAAGTCCCGATTTAGCAGAGGATTTACATCGCTTTACGGGGATGGAATACCTGAGCTTTTTTGATGCTGCTAGTCCAATTATTGTCGGGGAATCTATCAATCGAGATATCGCCTTTCTTGCCTCTCGCTATGACAAGGGGGAAGCTGCTTATTTGAATTGCCCCATGAATAAAGCAGAATATCTGCGTTTTCGGGAGGCACTTTGTCAAGGAGAACAAACGGAACTCAAAGATTTTGAACGGGAAACGGCAAAGTTTTTTGAAGCTTGTTTGCCCATTGAAGAGTTAGCACAACGGGGTGAAGATACTATGCGCTACGGTCCCCTCAAACCCGTAGGTTTATCGGATAGTCGGACAGGCGATCGCCCCTATGCAGTGGTACAGTTGCGTCAGGAAGATAAAGCGGGTCAACTTTGGAACATGGTTGGTTTCCAAACTAATCTGCGTTGGGGTGAGCAAAAGCGTATTTTTCAGATGATTCCCAGCTTGGAAAACGCGGAGTTTGTGCGTTTGGGTGTAATGCATCGCAACACATTTATTAATGCACCCCAGTTAATGCAAGCAACTCTGCAATTTCGTCATAATCCGCAATTACTAGCGGCTGGACAATTAATCGGTACGGAAGGATACACGGCTGCGGCTGCGGGTGGTTGCTTGGCAGGTATCAATGCTGCACGTTTAGCTTTAGGGAAGGAAACAGTCACTCTGCCGAATACAACGATGATGGGTTCACTGTTTGAATTTATCAGTTCGGCTTCTCCCAAACACTTTCAACCCATGCCTCCAAATTTTGGAATTCTGCCGGAATTGGGTGAAAAAATCAAAAACAAGCAAGAAAGATATGGTAGATACCGCGATCGCGCTCTGGGCGATTTAAAAAACTGGTGTAGTCAACTCTAGCCGTCAAAAACCATGAAACATATGATGTTTTTCAGTCACAAAACCTATGTCATATAAAATGCCACACTAAAAGCAGAAACCGCCAAAATCAAAGGCATTACAGCACCAAACTCAAATTTTTTGGTTCTTAAAACTTTGACCATTGATGCTGGAATTGCTAAGGGCCACAGCAATGTCATCACAACCATAGTCAAAGAGAGAAAAGTGTTCTCTGGTGAAGAACTCACACTACGCAGAGAAAACCTTAACCAATTAATTAAAAAGTAGCCAGTCATTAGTACATAACTAACAACTAATGCATATTCCATTTTACTCACTATCAATCCTCCTTCGGCTATGTCAAAAATCAGTGTAACGACTGAACTAATTAAATACAGGTTTTCTCAATGTTATCGAATGTTATTTACCTTGACGAAAAACAAACTAATGATGTTCTCAACCTGATAATTAAAATTCTTTCGATGGATTAAATGTTAGTAGAGTTGGGAATAGAGAGAAATCAGTAATTTCACTCATTTTATCATGGGTGATTATGAAGAAAAAACTAGCATAAGTTTATCAAATTATTGATTTTTCTGCACAGTAGGTCTATCTAGATTGCCAATAGACTATACAAAATAAGGCTTTAGCCCAGAGAATACAGACAACTTTGCTATTTTAACAAATCTGGATTGACAAATCTGTTGTGAGCAATACACGCAAGAGAAATACTGTATAAAATAATATATTGATTATCCTTCATCAATAATTAATCATATTTTTTACTCTTTTGAGAGCAAATTTATTGCGTGACTTTAGCAAATATTTACTAATGAGAGAAAAAAGATTTTTTGTCCGATTTTATACTTAAAACATTTGATTAAAAGATACATTCAAAGTTCTAATAACTACTATTTATACTTGCGTAATCCTACTATGGAAGATATGAAGCTAACTTGGATGTATAGGTTGAATTCCTATTAAATTCTGCGATTATTAAAATTTGTAAATTTGATGGTAAAGATGAGATGACACAATTTTCACAGGGTAAAAAAGTTGTAGTTGTGGGTGCTGGTTGGGCTGGATTAAGTGCGACATACAGCCTAGCCAAACAAGGTTATGACGTGACTTTGCTAGAGGCAGGTTCCTATCCTGGGGGTTTAGTGGCGGGTTGGCGCACCCCTGGGGGACGTGCAGTTGAGGCAGGTATCCATGGTTTTTGGTATCCCTACAGAAATATTTTTGCCTTGATTAACGAATTAGGTATCAATCCCTTTACCAGTTGGACACGTTCTTCTCAGTATTCTCCCGCAGGTTTAGAAGTTGAGTCACCCATATTCCAAGATTTACCTCGTTTACCTTCACCTCTAGGAACTTTTTTATACACAAAATTTCAGCGTTTACCACTAAGCGATCGCCTCAGTGCATTACCCTTACTCTATGCAGTTGTGGACTTTGATAATTCTGATGCTGCATGGCAGAGATATGACAGTGTGACAGCTAGGGAGCTATTTAAAACCTTTGCTGTTTCTGCCCGATTATACCGTGAAGCCTTTGAACCGATGCTACTAGTGGGTTTGTTTGCACCGGGGGAACAATGTTCCGCAGCCGCGACTATCGGTATGCTTTATTACTTTATCCTTGCCCACCAGGCAGATTTTGATGTTGTCTGGTGCCGTGGTACGGTGGGGGAAAAAATATTTCGTCCTTGGGTGGAGAGAATTACAAATTTAGGTGGAAAAATTCTCAGCGATCGCAAAGTTACTGATTTAATTCTGAATGAGCATGATCAAGCGACGGCTGTAGTTTGTCAAGATGAAGTGTTTGCTGCGGATGCGGTAATTTTTGCCGTAGGAATTACAGGGATGAAAAAAATTGTTGCTGGAAGTTCCAGTTTACAAAAATATCCAGAATTTCGGAATTTATCTAATTTAAATGCCATTGATGTGGTGGCAACCCGTCTCTGGTTTGACAGAAAAATTAAGATTCCCCGTCCATCTAATGCTTGCTTCGGTTTTGATGCCACGACGGGATGGACATTTTTTGATTTAAACGCTTTACATGATGAATACAAAGATGAACCGGGAAGTGTAATTGAAGTCGATTTTTACCATGGGAATCAGTTTCTATTTGCCAGTGATGCAGAAGTTATTCGGATGGTGCAAAATTACTTGGCAACTTGTATCCCAGAATTTCGGAATGCTCAGGTAATTGATAGTAGTGTGATACGTTTGCCCCAAGCAGTAACTCATTTTTCTCCCGGTAGTTATCGTTATATGCTGCCTGCTCAAACTAGTTTAAAAAATGTCTTTATGAGTGGGGATTGGATTATTAATCGCCATGGTTCTTGGTCTCAGGAAAAAGCCTATGTAACTGGTTTGGAAGCAGCTAATCTAGTAATGTCCTCCTTAGGAGAGGGTATACCCGCCAAGATTTTACCTATAGAAGCAGATGAGCCACATATACAATTGTTGAGAAAAATTAATCAGAATTGGCGAAAGTTTGCGGGGAATTTATTACCAGATTATTTCTTACCCTAGGGATAGGGGGAAAGGTATGTTTCTTTTTTTTGATAACTGTCCCCTGTCCCCTGTTCCTACTATAAATACTTTTGCAGGAGCAACTGTAACTTAGATTTAGTTGCAGCAGGTGCTTTTTCTAGGTTAGTGAGAATCGCATATTTTAAGGCTGAATGGGCATCACTAACGGGGGGATTTGCAGCTAAACGTCGCACCGTTTCTTGAATGACTTTTTGTGCATTAATGGCATTGCGTTGTAAATTAGCTATGACCATATCGACGGTGACACTATCATGGTCAGAATGCCAGCAATCGTAATCGGTAACTAGTGCTAAAGTTGCGTAGGCAATTTCGGCTTCCCTCGCTAATTTCGCTTCGGGAAGATTAGTCATCCCAATCACGGTTGCTCCCCAACTGCGGTAGAGGTTTGATTCTGCTTTGGTGGAAAATGCAGGTCCCTCCATACAGACGTAGGTTCCCCCCTCGTGAAGGGTAACATCAGGGAGGTTAAGGGAGGCGATCGCCTCGGTTAAAATTCCTGCTAAATGACGACAGATGGGTTCACCAAAAGCAATGTGGGCAACTATTCCTTCTCCAAAGAAGGTGGAAACCCGATTTTTGGTTCTATCAATAAATTGATCAGGAACTACCATATCTAATGGTTTAGCTTCTTCCTTCAGGGAACCCACCGCACTCGCTGAGATGAGATATTCCACACCTAGTTGTTTCATGGCATGGATATTAGCTCGAAATGGCAACTCTGAGGGAGTAAGAGTGTGATTTCGACCATGACGAGCTAAAAATGCTACCTGAGTACCGTCAATTGTCCCCAAAATAATGGCATCAGATGGTGAACCAAAGGGAGTTTCTAGCTGTACTTCCTGGACATCTTTGAGAGCATCCATTTTATACAAGCCACTGCCACCAATAATCCCAATACGTGCTTGTGCCATGATACTTCACCTCTCAAGTTAATTAACCCCAGACATTTTACTGGTAAATGGCAGATGTCGGTGTAAATTCGAGGGAGGGACATCAAGAGAGACGCTCCGTCGGAACGTCTCTACCAATGGGTTTCGGGCAATGATAATATCTTGTGTTTAGAGATAGTCTACTCTGGCATCAAATCCACGCTCACGCAATAATCGGGAACGTCTTTCCGCAGCAGTGCGATCGCTAAATTCTCCAGCATTGACATAGTTTCCTAGTCTTGATGTTGTCGAAAAAGCATCGGGAACATATCGACGTACCATATCCAAGGTTTGAGAATGGGACATGGGGATAACTACGACATAGCGGTTTTCCCTGTTGGAATCGTCGTTAATGGGGTTGGGATTGCTGGGATTATCGCTAATATTGCTATTTAAACGTAATGCTTGCCAGGTACTAAAATCTACATAACCTGTGGGATTTAAATTAGAACTACGCTGAAACTGCGCGATCGCGTCTCTGGTAGCTGCACCAAAGTAACCATTAATATTGCCGTTGTAAAATCCCCACTGACGTAGACGTTGCTGTACTGCGACTACTCGCTGGCTATTTTCTCCTAAACAAATATCTCCCCTGGTGGCTGTACAGTTGTCTTGACCAGCATCCACAGCTTGGTAAATAGCCTGTAAAGTTTCACCATCAGCAATACCATCTACGGGTAATCTATTGGCTTGCTGGAATCTAGCTACGGCTTCCTTAGTTAAAATACCAAATTTGCCCGTGGGATTGGCGTTAAAGTAACCTAGTTTTCTTAAAGCTCTCTGTAAATTGATCACCTCGGAACCGCTATCACCTTCATTTAAAGCGTTGGGTAAGGTATCACCTCCCATACCATCATTAGGTGACTTTCTTAAACTGACACGGATGGCGTTTAAGGTTCCATTGGCAACAATCCCATCAGCTACTAAACCCCGTGATTGTTGGAAGCGAATCACAGCTTGTTGGGTTTCTGTACCAAAGTAACCAGTATTGGGACCTCGGAAAAAGCCTAATCTGCCTAAGTCTTGCTGCAACTGTGTAACTCCTGCACCCCGACTACCTAACTGCATCACGTTGGGGTTTTGTGCCCGTTGACACAATCTATTTAATGCTTGCTGGGTTTGGGGACCAACA
The Calothrix sp. 336/3 DNA segment above includes these coding regions:
- a CDS encoding TIGR00300 family protein — translated: MTSQIRFLMCPPDHYDVDYVINPWMEGNIHKSSRDRAVEQWQGLYQILKENAIVDLVTPEKGVPDMVFTANAGLVLGENVVLSRFLHKERQGEEPFFKQWFADNGFHVYELPRDLPFEGAGDALLDREGRWLWAGYGFRSELDSHPYLAKWLDIEVLSLRLIDERFYHLDTCFCPLANGYLLYYPAAFDSYSNRLIEMRVAPEKRIAIAEADAANFACNAVNVESLVVMNKASESLRGKLTAAGFRIAETPLTEFLKAGGAAKCLTLRVTEPVLEEVHANVSVESRILRLEGHLLDSGLINRALDLIVDSGGSFQVLNFNLGEQRQSTSAAEVKVSAPSHEVMESIISHLIDLGAVDLPQDERDVKLEPVLLDGVAPDDFYVTTIYPTQIRINGEWVKVDNQRMDGAIAIRETPDGLVARCKILRDLEVGEQVVVDVQGIRTIRKPESREKRNTEEFSFMSAGVSSERRVELIVEQVAWELRQIRDAGGKVVVTAGPVVIHTGGGEHLSQLIRQGYVQALLGGNAIAVHDIEQSMMGTSLGVDMKRGVSVRGGHRHHLKVINTIRRYGSIAKAVEAGMIKSGVMYECIRNQVPFALAGSIRDDGPLPDTQMDLIKAQTQYADLLRGADMILMLSSMLHSIGVGNMTPSGVKMVCVDINPAVVTKLSDRGSVESLGVVTDVGLFLSLLIQQLDKLTSPYTARMN
- a CDS encoding Uma2 family endonuclease; this translates as MRSPLNFLTVDEYLQLELESEVRHKYLGGQVFAMAGASEEHNLIVTNLIALFRPHLRGTSCRAFVSDMKVKVETTKADIFYYPDIIVTCDPQDNDRYVKTRPQLIIGVLSDSTKTTDKREKRINYQSLASLQEYVLIAQDEVRVEVYRQDGEGNWLQDILVENQQLEFKSIGLTLTMADIYEDVFS
- the trmFO gene encoding FADH(2)-oxidizing methylenetetrahydrofolate--tRNA-(uracil(54)-C(5))-methyltransferase TrmFO; translation: MDRQPIQVIGGGLAGTEAAWQIAQAGVPVIFHEMRPQRYSPAHHTEHLAELVCSNSFGAMASDRAAGLLHEELRQLGSIVIAKADEHSVPAGGALAVDRGQFSQDLTETLSSHPLIDFRREEVRKIPEGIVVLATGPLTSPDLAEDLHRFTGMEYLSFFDAASPIIVGESINRDIAFLASRYDKGEAAYLNCPMNKAEYLRFREALCQGEQTELKDFERETAKFFEACLPIEELAQRGEDTMRYGPLKPVGLSDSRTGDRPYAVVQLRQEDKAGQLWNMVGFQTNLRWGEQKRIFQMIPSLENAEFVRLGVMHRNTFINAPQLMQATLQFRHNPQLLAAGQLIGTEGYTAAAAGGCLAGINAARLALGKETVTLPNTTMMGSLFEFISSASPKHFQPMPPNFGILPELGEKIKNKQERYGRYRDRALGDLKNWCSQL
- a CDS encoding FAD-dependent oxidoreductase gives rise to the protein MTQFSQGKKVVVVGAGWAGLSATYSLAKQGYDVTLLEAGSYPGGLVAGWRTPGGRAVEAGIHGFWYPYRNIFALINELGINPFTSWTRSSQYSPAGLEVESPIFQDLPRLPSPLGTFLYTKFQRLPLSDRLSALPLLYAVVDFDNSDAAWQRYDSVTARELFKTFAVSARLYREAFEPMLLVGLFAPGEQCSAAATIGMLYYFILAHQADFDVVWCRGTVGEKIFRPWVERITNLGGKILSDRKVTDLILNEHDQATAVVCQDEVFAADAVIFAVGITGMKKIVAGSSSLQKYPEFRNLSNLNAIDVVATRLWFDRKIKIPRPSNACFGFDATTGWTFFDLNALHDEYKDEPGSVIEVDFYHGNQFLFASDAEVIRMVQNYLATCIPEFRNAQVIDSSVIRLPQAVTHFSPGSYRYMLPAQTSLKNVFMSGDWIINRHGSWSQEKAYVTGLEAANLVMSSLGEGIPAKILPIEADEPHIQLLRKINQNWRKFAGNLLPDYFLP